One genomic region from Leptospira tipperaryensis encodes:
- the rsmI gene encoding 16S rRNA (cytidine(1402)-2'-O)-methyltransferase, whose translation MSLEEEFEESSSEEIPLQPGTLYVVSTPIGNLEDLTFRALRILKNTNRILCENAGHSRRLLKYYGIDTPASTLYKDQSAVPYSGLIEELREGKNFALISDAGAPGVSDPGSHLIRMVREAGLNVTPVPGASALTALLSISGWQANPFLFLGFVSEKKGKKRNQLGEWKEFEGLIMIFESVHRIGDTIDAVKEIFPDGEFLIGREMTKIHEEILHYSPLSEGKLKEFARKGEFVVLINTNRKKMLKGSLGSADRIQ comes from the coding sequence ATGAGTTTAGAGGAAGAATTCGAAGAATCTTCCTCGGAAGAAATTCCACTCCAACCGGGAACACTTTACGTCGTTTCCACTCCGATCGGAAACCTAGAAGACCTCACTTTTCGAGCCCTTCGCATTCTTAAAAATACAAATCGAATCCTCTGTGAGAACGCGGGACATTCCAGAAGACTTCTGAAATACTATGGAATTGATACCCCGGCTTCCACGCTTTATAAGGATCAATCCGCGGTTCCCTATTCCGGGCTGATCGAAGAATTGAGAGAAGGAAAGAATTTTGCTCTCATCTCGGACGCGGGCGCCCCTGGGGTTTCGGATCCAGGTTCCCATCTCATACGAATGGTTCGAGAAGCGGGGTTAAACGTCACTCCGGTTCCCGGAGCGAGCGCCCTCACCGCGTTACTCTCCATCTCGGGTTGGCAGGCGAATCCGTTTTTATTTCTGGGATTTGTGTCCGAGAAAAAAGGAAAGAAAAGAAATCAACTGGGAGAATGGAAAGAATTCGAAGGATTGATTATGATCTTCGAATCGGTGCACCGAATCGGAGATACAATCGACGCCGTGAAAGAAATTTTTCCGGATGGAGAATTCCTGATCGGACGGGAAATGACCAAAATTCACGAGGAAATTCTTCATTATTCTCCCCTTTCCGAAGGAAAACTCAAGGAATTTGCCCGAAAGGGCGAATTTGTGGTTTTAATCAACACGAATCGGAAAAAAATGCTTAAAGGCTCTCTTGGATCGGCCGATAGAATTCAGTAG
- a CDS encoding flagellar biosynthesis anti-sigma factor FlgM, with product MTIDKIGGIGGSGYEPKRTTPVKKAESKETFDNVSISDTAKQKASEARLQAEVQTITRKILSTPEESDRSVKLKEVKEKLKNGDYDNLSSDVLNTIADRISETMLGQ from the coding sequence ATGACTATCGATAAAATCGGTGGGATCGGCGGAAGCGGATACGAACCGAAAAGAACCACTCCGGTTAAAAAAGCGGAATCAAAAGAGACTTTTGATAACGTTTCTATTTCCGATACCGCAAAACAAAAAGCATCCGAAGCAAGACTTCAGGCTGAAGTTCAAACGATTACACGTAAAATTCTTTCTACTCCCGAAGAATCGGATCGTTCCGTGAAATTAAAAGAAGTTAAAGAAAAACTCAAAAACGGAGACTATGACAATCTGAGTTCCGATGTTTTAAACACCATCGCAGACAGAATCTCTGAGACCATGTTAGGTCAATAA
- a CDS encoding iron-containing alcohol dehydrogenase, whose protein sequence is MPILPDWVNYTFPPKIHFEADCGYKVGNFVKNIGTRTVIFSTQQELENMDELSIIKTSLEKHIDGVILYDDIVKQPTLEELDTAAYFAKIANADCIIGYGSYETISMAKIIALLVTNDIFAEEMLNDKKTKFKKPLPLILIPTHPVFGLECSPISTVLLGEDKIIKYFSHELLFPELIIADPKISSFMSSSDISKVGVGILAAAVDTILSKFSTELTISSALRAIELLQKNLIPSIRDPKNVNYKNGLYAASLLTGIAQSSSSLGLCFALSLASSNITNLDIFQSMSILLPHVMEYNLTSSAGKYVMIARALDEDITNISVIEAAIKAVEGIRKIFIELKIPQRLSEYEVRKIDLPLIANLAASFPFLDSLPRELPKNEIETILVAAF, encoded by the coding sequence ATGCCGATACTCCCCGATTGGGTTAATTACACATTTCCACCTAAAATCCACTTTGAAGCTGACTGCGGTTACAAAGTGGGCAACTTCGTTAAAAACATCGGGACAAGAACCGTCATTTTTTCCACGCAACAAGAGCTGGAGAATATGGACGAGTTGTCCATTATCAAAACCAGTTTAGAAAAACATATCGATGGAGTCATTCTCTACGACGACATCGTAAAACAACCCACGCTCGAAGAGTTGGATACGGCCGCTTACTTTGCTAAGATTGCAAACGCGGATTGTATCATCGGTTACGGTTCCTACGAAACCATAAGTATGGCGAAGATCATCGCCCTTCTCGTTACAAACGACATCTTCGCAGAAGAGATGTTAAACGATAAAAAGACAAAGTTCAAAAAACCGCTTCCCTTAATCCTGATTCCCACACATCCCGTTTTTGGTTTGGAATGTTCTCCTATTTCTACGGTTCTTTTGGGAGAGGATAAGATTATCAAATATTTCTCTCATGAACTCCTTTTCCCGGAACTGATCATCGCCGATCCGAAAATTTCTTCTTTTATGAGTTCTTCCGATATCTCAAAAGTCGGAGTCGGGATTTTGGCCGCGGCGGTCGATACGATCCTTTCTAAATTCTCCACCGAGTTGACAATTTCTTCCGCGCTCAGAGCGATCGAACTCCTTCAGAAAAACCTGATTCCTTCGATAAGAGATCCGAAAAACGTAAACTATAAAAACGGCCTCTACGCCGCGAGTCTTTTGACCGGGATCGCCCAGTCTTCCAGTTCCCTGGGGCTTTGTTTCGCGCTTTCATTAGCAAGTTCGAATATTACAAATCTTGATATCTTTCAATCCATGTCCATCCTACTCCCCCACGTGATGGAATACAATCTCACTTCCTCCGCCGGTAAATACGTTATGATCGCAAGAGCCTTAGACGAAGACATCACGAATATTTCCGTGATCGAGGCAGCCATCAAAGCCGTGGAAGGAATTCGGAAAATTTTTATCGAATTGAAAATTCCCCAGAGATTGTCCGAGTATGAAGTGAGAAAGATCGATTTACCTTTGATCGCAAATCTCGCGGCTTCGTTTCCGTTTTTAGATTCTCTTCCGAGAGAACTTCCGAAAAACGAAATCGAAACGATTTTGGTCGCGGCGTTCTAA
- a CDS encoding bactofilin family protein, producing the protein MSDEHIDTIIGDDIHFRGKLKFSNSLKIKGNFKGTIETTGRLVVGDTGEVEADIQTGTLEVEGALKGNVSANEKVSIRKTGKVIGDVRTPDLEIESGARFSGNSAM; encoded by the coding sequence ATGAGTGACGAACACATCGATACAATCATCGGAGACGATATCCATTTCCGTGGGAAACTGAAATTCAGCAATTCCCTGAAGATCAAAGGAAACTTCAAAGGCACGATCGAGACGACCGGAAGACTCGTGGTCGGAGATACGGGAGAAGTGGAAGCCGACATCCAGACCGGAACCCTTGAGGTCGAAGGCGCTTTGAAAGGAAACGTTTCTGCAAATGAAAAGGTTTCCATCCGCAAAACCGGCAAAGTGATCGGAGACGTCCGCACGCCCGATTTAGAAATAGAATCCGGAGCAAGATTTAGCGGCAATAGCGCAATGTAA